The sequence AGTAAGGCTTATGAATGCACCCAGGGCCCTGGCACTCTGCTCTTAAATCTGCTCTGCAGTACCCTGCATAGCAACTGTGCTTGTTCAAGAGATGGAACTGGGCACAACTCCAGGAGTTATGACCAGCAATAAATACAGTGTCTCCAAATAACTTCCTTAAAATATTGTTGAATGATAATTGGAGGAAAGCAGATTATAAGCAAATAGGGCTCAGAATTAGCTTTATCCTGTCCTAGTACATCCACTGATCTAGTAAGTGCCTTCATTCTGGGGCCCCCTAACCTCTGGCAGAGAGGcatgctttcagttttcttccctttcactCACACTCCTAGCTTTAGCCACATTTAAGGATAATACATAGATGCTCCTTGTTGTCTCAGCTCATGTGTTTGGACCCAATGCCCAGAGTCAGCTTCGTATAGACTTAATGTCCTTTTTGACAACCTCAGAAATACTTGATGAGGCATATTTTCTCCCGGtgtttgtttcctccttttatttgtttatttaaatctgCTATTACACTGAAACAACATACTAACACAGTACACATCTTTCATAGTGATCAAACAGAGAATATATTTAAAGGTTTACAGAGCAGCCCTAAATCCATCACAGCTCTCACCTCCATCACATAACATGCTGccaacattttcttaaaaaaagtgtaagacagggaagaaaaactgtgattcttctttccctcttaaTGAAAATAAGCCTCTATGTCCAACCTACTCCCCTTAATACTTCCCAAATGCTTTTGAACACGCAATCCTGAGCAAAGGAAGAAACCGCCCAAGAGCACAAGAGAAAGAATACACACAGAAATCACAAAGTaaccaacaaaaatatttgcctaataaaacatttcaataatCCCAAAGTGTTATCTCTTCCACTTTTAGCTGTCTGGTCTGTACCTGTATTCTGAGGCTGCTTATTGACCTTTCTCACAAGTGTTATGAGCATTAGCTGAAAATACCCTTGGAGTTGACCATGACTTGCAGGATTGCTGTTAGCAGCTTAATACAGGGCACCAGAAGTATTGGCTACTATACAATAACAATGCTACTGCGGCATGCAACACAGCTGTTTTAAGGCTTGCAGTATGGCAGACCACAACAGCATCCAGCTTTTTGAATATGTTCAGTGTTGGTTTCTTCTGTacataattatgaaaaaaaaaaaaaagttcctcaCAATTGAAGTTCAAATGATGCataaagcatataaaatatCACTGATTTGTTATCACATCTGAAGGATTATAAAATGGCACAGCAGACTTGATGAGGAACTCAAGGATGCCATATAGAAAAAATCTGACAGATGGCTTTGGCAGGCAAACTGCAATAACACAGGTGAAAGTTTGACCAAGGCACTGCTGCTAATGCTGGTAAGTCCACCTGACAGAACCTCAGAGAGCTGGCAGTGgcagcttcaaaaaaaaatgcagcagaaaatcAGGTTGAAAAGTAGGAAGGTGCTTGCGAGAAAGTCCCTTGCCGTGCTGCAGTGACTGGACTGATAGTCCCATCCTCTGAAATGACAACGTAGCTATGTCAGCCGTTAGCTCATTTTACAACTAACCTCTGAACTTTTTATTGCACAGTTGTTTAGGTCTCAAGTGAAATATGATAAAGGAAGTCCATACATGCTCTTATTTGGTTTACTGTGCTATTTCggacaaaaaaattattgttgTACTTATGTAGAGGTAGGAACCTGACAGAAGGAGGAGAGTATCACTCgcagatatttaaaagcaactCTAGACCAGAGGTGATTAGTTGCTGTAAAAGTCATTGATTTTGAGACAGTAAAAGTTGGTGATCTTGCAAAGATGATACAAACACGTAACGTTGTGGGGGAAAGATGGCCCAGCTGAGCAGACAGGTAAGTACACTGGCAAATTCACTTCTTAATTTCATCCTCTCCTGGACCTGATTCTGCAAATAACACCTGAGCGATACGCGCCGGTTTAGCGGCTTGCTGTCAGTGTGGGCGAGGCCCGAgcttgcagcagcagggcagggcagggcagggcacccCCCGCTGcggccgcccccccggcccctgccttACCTCAGGAGGGGGGAcgcagcccccgcgcccgcTTCTCTCGGCTGCCGGTTAGCCAACGGCCGGGGCTGATGGGGCGTGGCCCGCCCCGGTCTGTCCGTCTCGGTAAACGCCGGCAGCTGACGCCCTGCGGCTGCTACAtacggcggggccgggcaggccgctgccccgctccccgccaTGGCTAGCTCCGGCCGCAGCCCACCCGAGCGCGCTCACGCTCGTCGCCGCGCCCCAAGCCTGTCCCTCCGCGCTCGCCGTCGCGCCGCAGCCAATCAGCAGGCGCGCCACGGGGCaggcggcagcggcgggagcCGGCGCGCGGCGAGGGCGGCCATGGAGGACGTGTGCGCCAAGTTCGTGTCGCAGAAGATCAGCAAGACGCGCTGgcggcccctgcccgccgccgcgctccaGCCCCCCGACCTCTTCGCCACCGGCTCCTGGGACAACGAGGTagcgggcgggcgggcccgGAGGCGCGGCGCGTCCTTCCCGCCGGGGCGTGGGaccggcggcggcgccccctGCCCCCTCGGCTCCCTAAGGCTCGCCGCTTCGCGTGGGAGAGCGGGGCCGGAGGTTGCCGTGAGCGCTGCCCGTCCCGGCAGTCCCGCCGTTCGCTTGACTCTGCCCTGCTTGCGTCCCTAAGGAAGCCGGGGGGCCGCCCGGCTGCTCGGCAGGGTTATCCCGCCGGGCGAGcgcttccctcctgcctgcggCGGCTTCCTCCGGAGCCGTGCGCGGCCTGCAGCCTATTGCTTTCCCTGGCTGTAGCGAGAAGGCCGTGACATCTCGGCGGGCTTATTGTTAGAcgctttcaaaagcattttcgAGTAAAACTGGTGGTGTCATTTCCGTACAGGATAACAGGATCTCCATTTGGTCTGTTGGAGATGTTGGAAATGTGGGCCTCAACGGTGAATATCAAGGGGAACCTCAGCTGCTGTGTGACATCAGGCACAACGGTGATGTTATGGACATGCAGGTAAAATAGCTGTGGGAATAGATCCGTATTTTTCAAGGGCTTGTCACTTAAGATAAATTAAGTGATAGTGAGCTGTCAAAATGCTgagattaacaaaaaaaatcttatgaagaagaagggaaattaggaaattttacttcactgaaagggttatcaagcattggaacaggctgcccagggaagcggttgagtcaccatccctggaagtatttaaaagatgtttggatgaggtgcttatggacatggtgtagtggtggtcttggtagtgttaggtttacagttggactctatgatcttaaaggtctttttcaatctatacgattctgtgaagGGCAAAACCAACCAGTATCaatttgtgggtttgggttttttttttttttactataccTACCAATAATTTAGGTTACtctaaaatcaaaattattatcTTGGTACTGACATGAACTAATAGCATGCTTATTACCTCTCTTTAGTTTTTGGATCAAGAGAGAATCGTGGTTGCCTCATCAACAGGAACTGTAACTGTATTCCGTCATCATCAAAATAACCAGGTAAGTAACTTGCACTGGCTTTAAGCTGCTATCCTGTGTAACACAGGTCACTCTGAAATTAGCATAAGATTTCTCAAAACTACTAGAGCAAGAAACATCTGCATACCAAAATCAATTTTTTGAAGTCTGTTAGAAAAAGCTTTGGCTTTATACATACAAcgaaagaaaaaagcattttgcacaCGTACTGTATAAATTAGGTTCCAGACCCAGGTAGACTGGGGTATCCATTAGTATATATCTGTAACCAAATTGTCCATTCACTGAAAACATACTTTAAGAATTTAGATTGTTTTGAGGGAGTGGGTATTAATGGACTTGTACCTGCCTTATTAGAGTTTTTGCATTCTTGAACTAAATGACTCATGTTGAATTTCTTCTCACAAGTGTCATGTGAGGGAAGATATGTAAACTCCAGTCTTTTGCTTTGATtataaatcactgaaaataaacGCATAATGacttttttatatattcacAATGACACAATAAAGACTAGTATCTGTTAATAGTTTGATGCGCTACctaaaataaactaaattcCTTGTAATCAAAATCTAAATCTGACCTCATATTTTGTAAAGGCCTCAGCTCTTTTCCCTTGGCCCGGGGAAAGATTGAAGGGATAAGTCTAGTGAAAGGCATTTCACAGTTCATAAATAGATTGTGTTCTTTCTGATTTCTAGCTCATGTGGAAAAGGTGgttcagagaagaaataatcAATATTTCATTGAAGGGTTGTGTGCTCAAGACTTGAGGAAAAATTAGATCTCTGATTCTTATTTGTATAGGAGATTCTCATTCCTGTTGAGGTAGTATGGCTTTCCTGGAccttgtttctggttttgtgagtATTCTGGAAGCTTTGGTCTATCAGGATCATTACTTACCAGCAGAATTTCATGTCTGGTTACTACGTAGACTTTATCTGTCAACCAGCGGTGGGAGAAGGCCCATTATCATGTGGATCAAGACACATCTTGTGGTGGGGCAGCATGTACCGGAGTAGTCTGCAACAATCCAGAAATTGTCACTGTTGGAGAAGATGGTAGAATAAATCTCTTCAGAGCTGACCAAAAGGATGCAGTAAGAACTATAGGTATGTCAAATAACTGTTCAAATTAGTTTAGTTTGgagtggtttgtttggtttttagctTCTCAAACGataacaaaaaaaggaagccaGCTGAGAATGGAGTTAAATATTCCAAGTTGAATGTGTTTGCTCCAGATTATCCCTATATTCCTCCAGACTTCAGATACCTGAAGTGTATTTCAGATGTATTTCTATATTCATTCAGATATTTGCAAGTTCATGTTTTAACTGATGGAGAAGTTTCAAGCCTAACATTCTCTGTAGGCGTCTGTTTCATCTGGAATTGTTAAATGCTATACCAGTATACATGAAATACAGTTAGATTTCAAAGTATTGTGTCCCAAGTTCTTCATAACTGGAGGTCAGTGAAATGGTCATTTCAATTTGCTATTTGTACTAAGATTAACCCTCACTGTgtgaatatttgaaaacatctctttctctgtgtctAAAGGAACACCAAGAACCAGAAACCACTGTTTGTACTCTGGTCTTCTGCCAGATATCATGGCTGACAGTGATCATTTCTCCCTTAGTGAAAAAGCTCCATATTTCCTAGAGTAATCGATCATGTGATAGAGTAAGATGTTTGTGAAAGGTGTCAAAACTTGGTTATTCTCAACTCTTCTATCATGCTAGTCTCATGGAATTAGAATACAAGTTTGTAGCATCTATTGGAAATGaaacttaaaagcagaaataatttaaaggaTGGTAACACCATGGCATTATTAAACTGGGGCTTTCTCCTTGAAACTTGAAACACAGCACCTGTGTTTCTCCTCAAGCAAAATCTTGTCTCTAACGGATGAAGGAATTTACACTTGATAAGCCAATTAAGGAAGGAAGTGCTCTGGGATTTCTAGAGGGGGTACTTATGTGTGCATGgctgtatatacacacacaagaTAAATCCTATTAATTGCATACAGTCTTTTAGTGAAGCTCCTTGAGAATTTCTGCAGGAGACCTTTCTGtgctctaaaataaaaaaaagggtAGCAGGGCATGAGGCAGATTTTATTAGCACGTGCCCACAAAACACAGTAACTTCACCTTTGAGGTGCAAGAGCATTAACTAGTTTAAAaggattgttttaattttaaatttttacttatATACAGATATAACACAGAGTGTTCTGGTACAAGTTTAATAGAGTAGAATGTTTTGCTGACTCACAGGAAGCAGAtgtccacaaaaaaaaaatctgtatttttctctgggCAACTGCTCAGATACTTACGTACAGATTTCATAATGTGCAGGATGCAAGTTCTTAGTTTTCTTAGTGTTCACTTGATAGTactatgtaaaaatatttgctttgtagTGGTAGCATCAGCCAGTGTTACACTGCAGTAAGACTTTGCATTGAGATTTGCTGGCACATAAACAGTGAAGAAATCACACGTTAATTAATTGAGAAATGTCCTTCTGGAAATGGGAAGGGAAATGTTAAAATAGGAATGGTCCATAAATAAGTCAATCACACCTATGACCTGGTGAGTGAAGCTTAACTGGACTTATGTGGAAGGGAGTAGCATGAACTCATTGACTAGAGATTGTTTTACAGTAAAAGttggagagggggagaggaCATCTTGGAAGATGCTTTCAAGTTCTTCAGCATGGAGTTCTATAAGTATCAGCAATCCTTTGTTCTGGTTCCCAGTTCAATGATATCTTGACATTTCCCAGGCGCTGAGCTGAACCCTCAACATGTTTTAATGTGCAGATAGAACTCTTGTACttcatgaaatatttgtaaaggagtaccttgctatttttttaactgtttaatgGATTTAAGAGTATAATACAAAGTTAATAGTCAATCATGTTAGGAAAAAATCTCCAAAGTTAGAGATGATGTAAAAATCTTTTGGAGCCAGAAGACGTATCATTGCTAAATCACTTACTGTTATTCTGTcacaaaattttaaatcatttagAACTTCAGTGTTCAGTAATCTAACATCTCTTTATAAAGGTGTTttggtgtttgtgtttttttttttttctttccctcggctttcatttaaatagtaggcagagaagaaaactcaTTCAAATATCTGTAATCAGGCATCAGTGTAACTTGTCTGTCTCAATATCATAAAAGGTTTGCATCTTATGCAGGAAAAAATTCGCCTATATTTTCAGTATGGACTTacacaaagaattttaaaacacttgagGTGAAAGTAGACTTAACAATGTTAGCCTATCATAATCAAGATGAaaagtttatatataaaaccaGAATCAAAATATAAGAATATGGCATCTATGTTACTCTCTCCTAAAGCCTCAAAAGTTTAATCTCAATGCTGTGAAATGTTTGGCACTGTAAATTATTCTGACCAAAAGAAGCACTGGCGAAAAGGAcctgaaaaaaagagctttgcCATTTAGTTATTCAGATTAACAAGCAAAGCATAATTCTGGTTTGGCTTTAGGGACAGGGATGGATATCACATTGACAGTTCTTGGAAAAGGTCTAAAGAAAGTTGGTGAATTAAGTGCTTCTGTATACAACTGCTTAATGTTCTCAGAGTTACTGTTTCTTGTGTTCAAAAGAACAACTGCATTATGAAAAGCTTCATAGTTTGCCTCGTGTCAGTAGATGCAGAGCATGTAAAGAAAACTCTTTGGAAAACCGGGGACCTGGCTAAATTGATTCCTCTTCTTAGGAACTATAGAAAGAAATCTTATGGATCAACAAGTAGTTCTGCAAGCACCAAAGCTAATTAAATACAGCTTCTTACGGATTTGTCTCTGTAGTGTTTGATATAGGAAGCAAGGGCTCTTTTTTCACAGGGAACCCttgcaaaacttaaaatttCACATGACACTAGTCTGTCTCTACCCCTGAAAATGCAGAGAAGTTGTAACCATGTTTAAgcagttctgttttctaaaaagaGTTATTTTGTTGTAGTTAAATAGACAGTAGCATTCTGTAGGTTTATCTGAATGCTTTCCTCATCTCTTGCAGACAATGCAGACAGCAGTACGCTCCATGCAGTGACTTTCCTTCGCACAACTGAGATCTTGACAGTAAATTCAATTGGACAGTTAAAAATATGGGACTTcagacagcaaagaaatgaaccatctcaaatattttctttgtaagaccttcatttttttttacatatttactGACAAGCATGTGCTACTTTATATAATCTGATTTAAATCTTCCCTGATACCTTCTTGACAATGGGATGATAAAtgattgaattttttttagaacatttttaactgctttggtatttaaataatcaaaagCAGACTCTGCTTAATGGTTGAATTACTGTCGTGGCTGAGCATTGTATTTAGGTGGTCTGTTTTATGATTTAACTCTTGAAGGACTATTGCACCTGTacacttgctcttttttaagaaaaaaaaaaaaaccacacaccaaaaacaaaacaaccctcAACCCAAAACTTTCTCTTTCCCTAATTAAATATACTTTACATCTGGTTTTCTCCGCAGGCCTAAGATAAAGTTTCTGgcatttgaaatgcatttgaatGATAATTTTGTGCCTTATACGGTATTGTGAGAAAACAAACTTAGCTAGATTCAAATCCTGTTGTTGTCTGTGGAATAATTCCCATTGCTGTTAATAGGCTGTGGTTGAGGTAACCTGGTCTTGTTAGTGCCCAGTCTCCCTTTGTAACTCTTAATGTTGAAACTGTAATTGCAACATGAATTTCAGAGTAACCTTATTATTATTGTAGGTATACTCAGAGTATTATCTGTATGCAAGGCTTTCTCCCTCCTGTAAAGCTGTCAGATACCGTGTAGATGCCTGTACACCACAGGGCACAGAAGCTGATGCTCATCCAATTGTAGCTTCATGTTATTGCCATACCTCTAATTTCCAGTAGGTGTCATGCGGCTTCAGCCTGCAATgaccagctgctgcaggaattGAAGCTGCTGTCAATACCGTTACCTTGTTCGTCAACTCTCCTAGGGATTAAGGAGAAAATAGAAGCTgaataaataattcatgtttgttttgctggttttttttccttctcctttgcagGACAGGTGACAGAGTTCCACTGCACTGTGTGGACAGGCATCCCAATCAGCAGCATATTGTGGCCACAGGGGGCCAGGATGGGATGCTGAGTGTATGGGACATCAGGCAGGGTACTATGCCAGTGTCCCTGCTAAATGCTCATGAAGCAGAAAGTAAGTATCTGAAatggaggggggagaagaaggtggcattttagaaaagtttctaatttctgtaaaaaaattagGTGTTGTAGCTGTGACAGAAACCAATCACATAGTTGCTACTTAATGTATATTCATCCAGTTGGCTTCAGTTTGTTCCTTCTCTGTATATGAGACTGTTCTTATGTAAAAGCCAATTCTATCTAAACTAAAACTATAATTAGTAAGCAGTTCTTTAATGAGTCATTAGATGCATTTAGTCAGAATGGCTGTGTTTTTAGAAAGGTAGGTATATTAATAGTCATAGAAATTGATGCTGTGGTATGCAGGTATAGTAAAGCAAGAATGCAGTTACTAACAAACTTGAAAAtgtgaggaaggaggggaaactGAAGATAGTACAGATCCATTGGGTGCCTCCACAATGCTGAAACAGCTCACTTTCCTGGTAACTTTATATTAACAAGATAGCAATtcattttgtgctgaaaatttCTTGACTTGATGCAGCAATTATATTTAaggagtaaaaatatttcttgagaTGTTAAGTTTTACTGACTTAAATACCACAAGTGTGGAAAAGATATTTAGacacaaaataataatgtgtGTACTGGGAAGGAATGCACGCTGTGTGCAGATTTAAACTTAATAGTAGGGAAGATGGCATGGGAAAGTATTCAGAATGCCTGAATTCAGATAAGATTTTAATCTTTAACAATTTTCACAGTActgaaaatgcaacaaaaagagtgtctctcttctttttcttcccccctgctcccccccgcccAGCAGAGGATGGAAGGTCTTGGTGGGGGCCTGGGTTCTTGTCCATATCATACTAGCCAAAGTGCACTGAGCGAAGTACTTTATACTTGTTctgaagtggttttgtttggttttggtttgatACTTGCAGTGTGGGAAGTTCACTTCCATCCATCCAACCCCGATCACTTATTTACATGTTCTGAAGATGGATCTCTTTGGCACTGGGATACTTCCACAGACATATCTGAAAAACCATCTTTTCTTCATCAAGGTAAGGATGTTTGAAGTCCTTCTGCACTGAATTTGTCAGTTGGCAACACAATTAAAATCAATGTTCTCACATGACCCAATTAAGAACCCAATCccaatacagaaaattaaaagctggtttattttcttagaaagaAAGCCCTGAAAGGCACTTCAGGAAAACTACTTATAAGGCTAACAGTTGTGTGAGTTTGTTGTGGTCTggttttttcatattttttaatctgctgtACTCTGTCCAATGTGTGAAGGGCACATCTAGTATTTCAAATACGGATAGTGTTCACTTAAAAATCATCTGTATATAGAAAAGACATGAAGGCAGCCCAAATAACACATTACTATCTGAGTCTCTGAGGGAGATATACAAAATGTTATAATACCAAAATAATTGATATATTAATTGGATAGTGGATTATGAATTTACTACTCAATGTCATAATTGGAACTTTCAGTGAATGAAACTGGATCCCTTTGTATCGTGGCAGGATTTTCATTAAAGATATGATACTGACTTAATATAAACACTTATTTTCACATTCTAGTCACAAAGACTGCTTAATTGTTTGCCACTTCAGACTGTAAACAGTGGGGAAAACTTTCATATGTCATCTGCTGCCTTTGGCCTCAAAGTTGCCATTCAAAGCTCAGTTCTATATAGGGAAACAATAGGATAACTGATTCAGGTTGCACTCTGCATGTTTTCAGGTATATTAAATATAAACCCTTTAGCACCACTTTAGCCACTTGTTAATTTTATGCTGAATGATAGTTCTCAAACTGTGAGACTTCAGTTTGAATGTAAAATGTTATGTAGAAAAAATTCAAAGTCAAATCCAGGTATATCACTTGCTGCAGAGTAAGCAGGGAGAAGGGACAGCGGGGAATAAGTGTTATTAAAGCAAAGCTGATGCCCCAAATATAGCAAGACACTGTATAAACAGACTTTTGTTCTTAGGTCTGTCCTTGCTTTAGTCTCTGGCTGGAAAAACTTATAGATACTTACACTGTTTGTTCAGTGAGATGAGTTCATAGCTGTAGTGACCTATTTGTCTTAACTGAGGACAGAGCTGCTAGCAGGTTTCTGTAATCACTTCAagtacttgatt comes from Ciconia boyciana chromosome 3, ASM3463844v1, whole genome shotgun sequence and encodes:
- the NUP43 gene encoding nucleoporin Nup43; this translates as MASSGRSPPERAHARRRAPSLSLRARRRAAANQQARHGAGGSGGSRRAARAAMEDVCAKFVSQKISKTRWRPLPAAALQPPDLFATGSWDNEDNRISIWSVGDVGNVGLNGEYQGEPQLLCDIRHNGDVMDMQFLDQERIVVASSTGTVTVFRHHQNNQTLSVNQRWEKAHYHVDQDTSCGGAACTGVVCNNPEIVTVGEDGRINLFRADQKDAVRTIDNADSSTLHAVTFLRTTEILTVNSIGQLKIWDFRQQRNEPSQIFSLTGDRVPLHCVDRHPNQQHIVATGGQDGMLSVWDIRQGTMPVSLLNAHEAEMWEVHFHPSNPDHLFTCSEDGSLWHWDTSTDISEKPSFLHQGGRSTTYFSHNTINQSVVSAWLSNDPTKDRMEITNLIPNQTLAVNSLDVLGPCLVYGTDAEAIYVNRQLFA